The Eriocheir sinensis breed Jianghai 21 chromosome 54, ASM2467909v1, whole genome shotgun sequence genome segment atgaccctggtggtggtgtgacccttcctcgatctgtaccgtgaaccttaagacaCTCCTtataacccgattgaccccctctttgaccctttgAAATGGTTGACATGAGAAATAAAGTGTCCTGTAATACCAGGTTAAATAGATTAGCTGATGTTTGCCCGGCTAAAATGAAGGTTGAAGTAATGAGTTTTAGGAAGGAAATGCAAGGAAAAACGTGACATACCAACTGTAGATTTATTGAAACTACAAataattatgtatatatttatgagATTATATGAGCAATTATGTTTCCTTAAGAGAATATGAGAATTCATTTCCTTAtgacacacacaaagaaaaaaaacatgcctTAACAATTGTAGATTTATTTAAACTACAAataattatgtatatatttgagATTATATGAGCAATTATGTTTCCTTAAGAGAATGAGAATTCCTTtccttatgacacacacacacacacacacacacacacacaccagaaaaaaaatgaCTTGCCAATTGTAGATTTATTTAAACTGCAAATAATTACGTATATATTTATGAGATTATGAGTAATTATATTTCCttatgaaagaatgagaatagCTTtcctcatgacacacacacacacacacacacacacacacacacacacacacacacacacacacacacacacacacaccagaaaaaaaaacatgacttaCCAATTGTAGATTTATTTAAACTGCAAataattatgtatatatttgagATGAGTAATTATATTTCCTTATGAAAGAATATGAGAATAGCTTTCCTtatgacacccacacacacaccaaaaaaatactTACATGAACTTTATATCTGTgtgtatatatgaaaataaatgcgTCCTTATAAttctttttgacacacacacacaaacttaaatGAGAATAAATGTTTCCTTATAATTctttttaaaacacacacacacacacacacacctcttaccCCCCCCTCAGcatctctacttctttttcctagtcttctttgccgcctccctcctcctcctcctcctcttcctccttgtccttctgcgcctcctcctcctcctcctcctactcttcttccttattcaatGAAGTAAtaaattattcctcctcctcctccttgttcaatTAAGTAATAAACATCTCCCACAatgaatcttcctcctcctcctcttactcttcttccttattcaatTGAGTAAATTTTTCTTCCTCGACTTCCaagcttttttcctcctttttctaacttGTCCTTTTGCTCCACCCTGTCCTCCTGGTTCACCATCCTCCTGGTTCACCCTGTCCTCCTGGTTCACCCTGTTCTGCTGGTTCACCCTGTTCTCCTGGTTCACCCTGTTCTCCTGGTTCACCCTGTTCTCCTGGTTCACCCTGTTTTGCTGGTTCACCCTGTTCTGCTGGTTCACCCTGTCCTGGTTCACCCTGTTCTGCTGGTTCACCCTGTTCTGCTGGTTCACCCTGTTTTGCTGGTTCACCCTGTTTTGCTGGTTCACCCTGTTCTGCTGGTTCACCCTGTTCTGCTGGTTCACCCTGTTCTGCTGGTTCACCCTGTTTTGCTGGTTCACCCTGTTTTGCTGGTTCACCCTGTTCTGCTGGTTCACCCTGTCCTGGTTCACCCTGTTCTGCTAGTTCACCCTGTTCTGCTGGTTCACCCTGTCCTGGTTCACCCTGTTTTGCTGGTCCTGCCCCGCCCCAGCCTTTACCCCGCCCCCTACCCCGCCCCAGGCCATCCTTTGGCAGGAACAGGTGCAAGGGCAGCAGCTTGGCAGGGTTGATGTAGAtctgagaaggggaagaaaaataagaaactggtgaatggaagtgtgtgtgataatgatgatggtgaatgacaagtgataatgatgatgcataatgacaatgataataaaaagatgactggaaatATGTGATAATGAGaagagtaacaataataataagagtgaATGACAAGTGAttcctggaaacagtgctcagaagggaaagaccctgttgtttggacatgtgaagagagcaggggaggatacagtgctgggagttttagtagaggacctggaaacagtgctcagaagggaaagacttcgatggtttggacatgtgaagagagcaggggaggatacagtgctgggagttttagtagaggacctggaaacagtgctcagaagggaaagacttcgatggtttggacatgtgaagagagcaggggaggatacagtgctgggagttttaatagaggacctggaaacagtgctcagaagggaaagactctgatggtttggacatgtgaagagcgcaggggaggatacagtgctgggagttttagtagaggacctggaaacagtgctcagaagggaaagacttcgatggtttggacattaaagagagcaggggaggatacagtgctgggagttttaatagaggacctggaaacagtgctcagaagggaaagactctgatggtttggacatgtgaagagagcaggggaggatacagtgctgggagttttagaggacctggaaacagtgctcagaagggaaagactctgatggtttggacatgtgaagagagcaggggaggatacagtgctgggagttttggtagaggacctggaaacagtgctcagaagggaaagactctgatggtttggacatgtgaagagagcaggggaggatacagtgctgggagttttagtagaggacctggaaacagtgctcagaagggaaagacttcgatggtttggacatgtgaagagagcaggggaggatacagtgctgggagttttagtagaggacctggaaacagtgctcagaagggaaagacttcgatggtttggacatgtgaagagcgcaggggaggatacagtgctgggggTTTTaatagaggacctggaaacagtgctcagaagggaaagacactgatggtttggacatgtgaagagagcaggggaggatacagtgctgggagttttggtagaggacctggaaacagtgctcagaagggaaagactccagtggtttggacatgtgaagagagcaggggaggatacagtgctgggagttgtggagagattagaggtaaaaggaaggagaccagttggttgACCTAGGAtaacatggagaaggtgtatacaggaagacttggcattgatgggattggatgagca includes the following:
- the LOC126983805 gene encoding H/ACA ribonucleoprotein complex subunit 1-like yields the protein MAFRGQWRGRGGGRGGGGRGGGGRGGGGRGGGGQGGGGRGGGGRGGRRRGRFHRGRRVEGPPDEVWEYGEVMHSCQNDLVCKVTHVDVPHFNAPIYMENKIQIGQVDEIFGSPTQKFVSVKLTKGLAASLFEKHFKIYINPAKLLPLHLFLPKDGLGRGRGRGKGWGGAGPAKQGEPGQGEPAEQGELAEQGEPGQGEPAEQGEPAKQGEPAKQGEPAEQGEPAEQGEPAEQGEPAKQGEPAKQGEPAEQGEPAEQGEPGQGEPAEQGEPAKQGEPGEQGEPGEQGEPGEQGEPAEQGEPGGQGEPGGW